One Deltaproteobacteria bacterium genomic window, ACGAAGAGATTCTCCAGCTCCCAGCCTTTGCGATTTGGAGTAAATACGCCCGTTATGTTGGCGCCGGTGCGGTCGCGACTGGCGGGATGGTTTCTCTTGTGCGTGCTTTTCCAGCTATGCAACAATCGCTGCAAGTTGCGCTCTCTGGGCTACGAGCCGAAACCAACCACGACAACAGAATACGTACAGATCAAGACCTCCATCCTGGTATCGTCGTTAGTGGTATTGTCCTTCTCGGACTCGGGTTATGGCTAGTCCCGGTGTTCCAGCTCGACTTTATCGCCGCAGCGCTGGCTGTGACTTTTGCCTTCGTTTTTGTCGTCGTTTCTGCGCGCATGGTGGGACTCATCGGCTCGACATCACAGCCAGTATCCGGAATGACAATCGCGGCATTGTTGGCCATCAGTTTGATTTTGCTGGCTACAGGTCATACCGGCACTGAAGGGATGACAATGGCCATCACGTGTGGCGCAGTGGTATGCATCGCTGTCGCTCTTGCTGGGGATATGAGTCAAGATCTTAAGACCGGCGCATTACTCGGCGCCACTCCGCGTTACCTGCAGATGGGAGAAATGCTTGGTGTTGCTGTTGCTGCACTCCGGGCAGGTTGGGTATTGTTTCTTCTGCACCAAGCGTACACGTTGGGTTCTGAACTGCTTCCTGCTCCACAAGCGAAACTGATGGCCACACTTGTACAAGGGGTGATGGAAGGGCAATTACCCTGGGCCTTGATGGCACTTGGTGGCGGGTTTGCACTCATCGCCGAATTCGCCGGTATCCCGAGCTTGGCCTTTGCCATTGGTCTCTATCTACCTGTGACGACTTCGGCATCGCTGATTCTTGGTGGCCTTGTCGCTGGGTGGGTCAAAAAGCAGGCAATCGGTGAAGAAGCGTATCAGGAACAGCACAACCGCGCGACGCTCTTTGCGTCAGGATTAATCGCTGGAGACGCGCTCATGGGCATTGGTATCGCCATACTGGTTGTGAGTGGACTCGATAAAATTCTCGCCCTTCGTTCGCCTGGTGAAGGACCGCTTGAATATGTGTGGACGATCGTGCCGTTTGCGTTGTTGGCCTGGGGGTTAGTCCGAATAGCGAAACAGGGGCGTTAATTTCCGAGGCAGGTTCCTTCTAAGAGGACCCATCATCTCCACGACCATGTTCGTCAACACCATTAGGTCCCATCGAGTACACATCCAATGCCCCTTTTTCCCCGAGAAAACGGTAAACGAATCGACGTCCCCGAAAATCCAAAGGAACACTCTAAGGAGGTTCCGAAAAATGATAGCCACGTATCGATTTTCGGCGAAAATCGATAGTAAGGGAACAATATTCGCCGCTAATTGTGAGGAGGAATGAGACGGGTCAGGGCGCACGGGACCGCGCCCTGACCTGGGAGAAATCTGACGTCAGCTGAAAAACTACGGCGCAACGTTATCGAACACGTTACACCCATCTCCAGCTAAGATCAGATTGGCCTGAGTGCTACCTGTCGCCGTGTTGTTCTTCACGTTACTCGGACATACGATCGACATACCAAATCCAGGGTTTGTTTCTAACACGGTGTTACCAATGACCGTACTGCCTGCTGACGCGAATAGGCCCGTGCCGATGCTCCCCCAGACGGTATTACCAGTGACCGTACTGCCTGGGCCAGCCGAGAGACCAACACTCGCGGGATTGTTTCCGTTGAAACGCAGGACGGAGTCCTTTATTTTACTTGCCGTCGTTGCCACGATGCCAAAGCGGCGATTCCCCTGAGCAACAACATTCTCAACCAAGCTGCTCGTGCCGAGAAACATTCCGGTATCAGAGTTATTGTCGACATGCATATTCTGTACGATGTTGCCCGGACCAGCGAGCGAAATGCCTGTCGCAAAGCCTTTCACCGTACCGTTTTTCACCGTCACGCCTTCGACCGGAACACTGGCGGAAATACCAACAGCAAAACCGTCACCACTAATAGTGAATCCTCGCATATCAATCGTGACATGACTTGACGAAACGACAAGACACGTCCGGCTTGGCGAGTAGATGTTGCTGACGAGTATGTACGATGTTTGATCCCCACCCTTCAGCTCTTGACAGTGGTCGCGATAGGGAGAAGCGAGTCCCCTGCCCACGCTGGCCCACTCACCATTAACGCACCGACGAACGCAACTGCACAACGAAGAGTCCTGCTCACCTGCTTCATAATGCCTCCTTCCCGAACAAAGAATAGAGAATGAAATCTATCGGCGACTGCGGGAAAAAGTGAAGTAGGGACAAGAAGGAAGTTTCCCCTACCGAATGCACTTAGCGTATCACTTCCTGCGCCATGAAATAAAGAGGCTTGCCACCCTACGGTTGACTGATTATGGTGCGAGGCACGGACAAACGTATGAAATTCGCCACTGTCAGCGAGGCTATCCGGTATACCCCTGAACCCCGGATTACCGGCCCTGACCGCCGTTCGGAATTCGAACGCGACCGGGCACGGATTATTCATTCTGCAGCCTTTCGTCGCCTGCAAGGAAAAACCCAGGTGTTTGGCGTGTATGAAGGAGATTTCTTTCGCACGCGCCTCACCCATTCACTCGAAGTGGCGCAAATTGCCAAAGGGATCGCACTGAATCTTGGCGCCGACACCGATCTCGTTGAAGCTGCGTGTCTGGCGCACGATCTTGGTCATCCTCCTTTCGGCCATACTGGTGAGCAAGTATTGCACGAGGTGATGCGCCCGTACGGAGGCTTTGAAGGCAACGCGCAAAGTTTCCGTATTCTCACGCGATTAGAACGCAAGCATGAGACATACACCGGTCTGAATCTCACGTACCAAACTCTTGATGCCATACTGAAATATAAAACGTGTATCGATGAAGCCGCACTGACCGCCGCCGGAGATGGACCAGCCAAAGGTTTCTATGCCGACGATCAGCCTCTCGCCCAAACAATCGTGCGCCACACTGGAACCGGAGGACGTCGCAGCTTTGAATGTCAGATTATGGATGTAGCCGATGACATCGCCTACTCTGTCCATGACCTCGAAGATAGTCTCAAAGCACGATTATTGACCGTCGCGGACTTTCGTCGTACTCCATCTGCTCGCCTCGTGCGTGAGGTCAATAGTCATCTTCTCCGAGTCGGAGAAACTGTCAGTGAGGACAAAGTTCACGATGAACTCCTACAGATAGCCGAGCGCTTAGAATCGCTCGAACGCAGAGCCGGGAAAGCTGCCTTGAAAATGCTCACACGGGATCTGATTCATGACTTCTCATGTAGCGTCGCCTTTCAGGACGGAGAACGGATCGATACCTCACCGGACATCCGCATCCGTATCGAGATTCTGAAAATCTTTGAGTCGCAGCATGTGATTTACAATCCACGCGTGACAACCCTCGGCCACAAAGGCAAAGAGGTTTTACGCCGACTGTTTGCCGTCCTCGATCAAGGCAAAGAGTCGATTGGGCTCCTACCGGAAAATTGGGGAGATGAGTACGAACGAGCACTACTTGATGGTAATGAACCCGTTCGCAAACGTGTCATTTGCGACTTCCTCGCTAATATGACCGACTCGTATGCAATGCGATTCTACAGCCGCTTGTTCGTGCCAGGAGAGGGAAGTTTTTACGAGGTCTTATGACCTCGTAATGCAAAATGCAAAATAGGAAAAGAGAGTCTTTTTTTCCTCCTCATTCTTCATTCTTAATTTTTAATTTTTCATTGCCTCTTAGCGAAGCGCCACCGCCGGATCTTTCTGCCGTGGCAGATCGAACCAGATCTCATTACAAACGTTCATCTCCTCTTCGTCCAACTTCAAATCGACTGCCGGCAGCGATTGCCGCAGTTGTTCCACCGAGGTTGCCCCAACTATGGGTGAAGTAATCTCAGGTTGGGCAAGGACCCATGCAACAGCTACCTGCGCAAGCGGTTTATTACGAGCGGCAAAAAATTCTTGCAGATGTGCAACTGCACCGAACTGTGCTTCCTGCCAATAACGCTGACGATAAATGTGCCCGGCACGACCAGCAAGCCCAAATCGCAAGTTCGCAGACGGTTCCGTATCTTGTTTGTATTTACCGGTAAGAAAGCCACCAGCCAGCGGGTTATAGGGAATCACGCCAACACCCTGACCACGACAGAGAGGCAATAACTCGTTCTCGATCTCACGGAACATCAAGTTATAACGAGGCTGTACACAATCGAATCGAGCTAACCCGAGCTTGTCACTCGTCCATAAAGCTGAAGCTAAAAGCCAGGCTTGAAAATTCGAGCAGCCGAGATACCGCACCTTGCCTTGATGAACGAGATCATCAAGCGCGCGCAGGGTTTCATCCAAAGGCGTGCTCGGGTCTGGCGCATGGACCTGATAGAGGTCGATGTAATCGGTTTGTAATCGTCGCAAGCTTTCTTCGACCGCTGTGAAGATATGTTTGCGCGAGAGCCCTTGGTCATTCGGCGCTTTACTCATCGCCCCCCAACACTTGGTTGCAAGAACAATTTTGTCTCGCTTCCCTTTGAGCCATTTGCCGATAACTTCCTCAGTCCGACCAACGGTATCGAGCCCACCGCCGACCGGATACACATCCGCAGTATCGAAGAAATCCACCCCGAACTCGACCGCAGTATCCATAATCGCAAAGCTGGTCGGCTCGTCACATTGACGGCCAAAGGTCATCGTGCCCAGGCAAATCTCCGAGACTTTCAGTCCCGTCCGGCCCATACGTTTGGTTTTCATTGCTTCTCCTCCTTTGACGTACGCTGTTTATGCTGCCTGCGACAGAGATCAAGGGCAAGGCTCTTCCCTCATCTGGGTTTTCGTTTGCAACTGAGGTATGCTTGCCGGTGTCGTCATTGTTTCGGACCAAACAACACAAGAGCCGTTATTGAAGGAGGAGAAGATCATGCCACAGAAAATCAAATCCTCGCCCAAAGTCGTGCCAATGCGTCCACGGACAAAAGCTGCCAGCGCTGCTCTCGACCCACGTGCCGCAAAAGTGCTGCATCAGCAAGATCGTGATCATCTTGTTCATGGCTTTGTCCCCTTACAATTACAACAGAAAAAAGGCGTACCGATTTTCGTCAAAGGCCAAGGGGTGTATTTGTGGGACACCGAAGGGAAAAAATATATCGACGGTCTCGCCTCGTTATGGAATGTCCATGTCGGACATGGCCGCAAGGAAATTAATCGTGCCGTCGCTGCGCAAATGGACCAGCTCGCCTTCGCGCCAACGTTGATCGGTCCGACTTCTGTACCAACGGTACAACTGGCAACCAAGCTCACCAAAATCGCTCCCAAGGGACTGACTCGTGTACTCTTCACCTCAGGCGGCTCCGAAGCGAATGAGGCTGTGATACGGCTTGTACGTGCCTACTGGAAAGCCAAAGGCCAACCGAACAAGACCAAGTTCATTAGCCTCAATCAGGCGTATCACGGCTCATCAAGTGGTGCGGCTGTGCTCGGCGGTATTCCCGTTTTTAACAAACAGATGGAACCCGGCCTGCCCGGTATGATTCACATGGCACGTCCGTACTGCTATCGCTGCGAACTCGGCAAAACCTATCCATCGTGTAAAGTTGATTGCGCTACCGAATTGGAGCGCATCATCGAGCGCGAAGGCGCGGATACGATTGGTGCGTTCATCACTGAACCAATTCAGGGCGTTGGCGGTGTGATCATTCCGCCAGCCGAATGGCTTCCTAAGATTCGCGAAATTTGCTCGAAGCACAATATTCTCATGGTGTGCGATGAAGTCATCACCGGATTTGGTCGCACCGGTTCGATGTTTGCCTCTGCTGGTATGGGAGTTGCGCCAGACGTCTTGGTTAGCGCCAAAGGTGTCACCAGCGGTTATCTGCCCCTCGGACTTGTCTTGTTTAGAGAAGAAATCTTCCAAACCTTCCTCTCAACTGGTGATGATTACGCGTTTTGGCATGGCTACACCTACACCGGACATCCCACCGTATGTGCGGCTGGACTGGCGAACTTAGATATTATCGAGCGCGAGAAGCTCGTCCAAAAAGCAAAGGAACAAGGGAAGTATCTTGCTAAGAAGCTCGGTACGCTCAAAGATCTTCCCATCGTCGGTGACGTCCGCAGCCAGGGCCTGATTGGTGCGGTCGAGCTTGTCAAAGATAGAGCAACCAAGGAAATGTTCCCCGCAGACATGCGCATCGCACAGAAGACCTGGGAAAAAGCCCTTGACGCTGGCGTCATCACTCGTGTCGCCGGTGGGAATAACATCGCCATCTGCCCACCGTTGATTATCACCAAAGAACAGATCGACGAACTGATTACTGCTTTACGCAACGCGATCCTCGCCGTCATGGCCGAGATCGATGGTCAGTGGAAAATGGCGAGTGGGAAGTAACGCGCAGAATCCCTCCGCCTGAACTCGCCGAGGGCCACTTCTGCTGTGGCCCTCTTTCACTCCCTGCTTCGGATTTTGCCTTACTTGCACGTAGATTACGCATACACGTCCTCGCGACAAATCATTCTGCCAATCGCACGATTGCCCTCCTCGCCGTGGTTTTATATAAGTCCGAGCGGGAGGGCTCGACATGGGGCTGCAGGATCTCCGTGATCAAATTTGTATTGTCGGTGTTGGTGATACGCAGCAGGGCGCAGTGCCAGACAAGACCGGCGATGAATTAGCCATTGCAGCGGCACGCGCAGCAATCCAAGATTGTGGACTGAAAAAAGACGACATCGACGGTCTGTTCGTTCAACCGAGCTACGGTCGTCAGGGCGATTATCTCAAAGTCGGGCTGATGTTGGGAATGAACCCACGTGTCGGTGGAGCAGTCGAGGCGTCAGGCGCGACTGGCTGTTACATGATCCAACATGCCGCACTGCTCTTACATGCGGGCATGGCGCAATACGTGCTCCTCGTCTATGGCACGAATCAGAAAACCAATCGCAATCGCTTCGGTGGAGCGCTGCTCGAAGAACATGCTCCTTACGGGGGATTTAATCCGTCACTTCCCTTTGCCTTCGCTTTTCGCCGTCACATGCATCTGTATGGGACAACCGAAGAGCAACTTGCAACTATTGCAATAAATCAGCGCCGACATGCCGCACTCAATCCCAAAGCCGTCCTGCGTACACCAATTACGCTCGATGAATATATGAGTGCGCGTTACATCGTCGCGCCGCTGCGCCTCTTCGATTACTGCCATATCACAGATGGTGGACATGGGTTTGTGTTGACGACGGCAGACCGCGCAAAAGACTTGCGCAAACCGCCGGTGTACATTCGCGGTCTCGGACGCCAAGAAGCATTTCGTGCCTATGAAACTCCCGATCTGGTAATGCAAAGTTTCCAACAACAACGTGTTGCACGCATGATCTTTCCGATGGCAGACATGACGCCCAAGGACGTACAGGCGCTGTATGTCCAGGACGCCTATAGCCCGGCCATCATTGCAGCACTGGAAAATTACGGCTTCTGCCCAGTCGGTGAAGCTGGCCGCTGGATACAAGGTGGTCGCATTGCTGTAGACGGAGAACTACCTGTGAATGTCAACGGCGGGCAATTGTCTGAAACATACATGGTCGGCTGGCAAAACACCTGTGATGCCGTTCGTCAGTTACGCGGTGAATGCGGGCCCCGGCAGATCGCCAATGTGGAACGAATCATGTGCACTTATACTGGCGGACTGCGCGAGCACGCTGGCGCCTTGATTTTGCGGAGGTAACGGTATGGCTGACTATAAGAAACCTCTCCCGGTCATCGAAAAATGGAATGCTCCCTATTGGCACGCGGCAAAACAGCACGAGTTCGTCGCCCAACGTTGCCGAGCCTGTGGCTATGTTCACTTACCTCCTGGTCCAGCATGCACCAATTGTTTGTCCGAAGATCAAGAATGGGTACCACTCAGTGGCAAAGGAACCATCAACTCGTTTGGTGTCTATTATCAGCAATGGCATCCCGGATTTGCCGATGACATCCCGTACAATGTTGCGTTGATTGAACTCGCCGAAGGTCCGCAGGTTATTAGCCAGGTGGTGGGATGCAAAAACGACGATCTCGCTTGCGGGTTGGCAGTGGAAGTCACGTTCGAGGATGTCACACCAGAGATTACACTGCCGAAGTTTCGCTTGGTACACTAGCGGGCATCCAGGGGAATTCAGCAGTGGCCTGTAGTTAAGCCTCCTGGATTCCCGCATTCGCGGGAATGACGTCCCTTGAGTTAGCCATCAAAACTTTCTGGACTATCTACTAGTGGATCTTCAGAGGTAGCGTGCGCTGTGCCACGCTGCGTTCGCCTGCTCTGATTCCCGTGCGCATGGCGTCCGCTACGGTCCCTCTGGTGAAAACCTCAATTGTACTCATACCGCAGCTTCCCTGAAGGGACGATTCCTTTCTGTCCTTCATCTACACCGACAATGGTGCCGCCTTTGTCACCTCATACTTCTTTGCGCTTACTGCTCCTGCCAGGATCTTTGGCGCGAGTTGTATGAACTCCTTCATGTGCTCAGTCTGAAAGTGTTTCGCCAAGGCTTCGTCCGACTCCCATTCCTCAAAAATAAAGAACGTCGAAGGTTTGGTGCGGTCAACGTGGAAGGTGTACATCAAGCATCCAGGCTCCTTGCGTGTCGCCTCTTCGAGCCGTGCAGCAAGCTTCTTGGCTTCTTCCCACGCTTCAGGTTTGATCGGAATCGTTCCAGCAATAACAATCATAAAAAGATCCTCCTTGTATCATTCTTGCGCCGGCAGAATGATGAGATTGAGCCGATACTCGATACTCTCTTTCAACAGCCCTTTGATGTAGCAACCTTTTTCTGCTCGCTCGACGATCGTGCGGATTTTCTCCTCCTGCGCGTCACTTCGCACGGTCAGCTCCACATCGAGAGTTTTCACGAACCCCTTTTCATTCGCTTTCGCTGACATCGTCGCTCCCGCTAGTGGCACTTGGCGCGCACGGGCAGTGATTTGCAGAGAAATCAGTAGGCAGCCACACAAAGCACCGAGAAACGAGGTCACGGGATCAGGAACCACACCGTTACCACCCATTGTGACCGGTTCGTCAAGTTTCCAGTGTAAATCTCCGGCATGAAGCTCAATGGCGAAGCTGTCACTCGTGGTGTTAGCGACGGTGTGACGAAAACCGCCTAAATCCATACCTTTCCCTCTCTTGCTTCTCCTTCTTTCAAACGCGTAGGGGCACGGCGTGCCATGCCCCTACCTGCACTCGTCGATGCAAAACGAGAGTTCCTATCGTGCGTCTCGGAACGACACCCCTTCAGCCTGCGGTTGTTGGAGAGGCTGAGGCGCTGGGCTTGCCGTAAACACCGCTTCTAATTCCTTCTCTAACTGCGACTCTTCAACAAAGCCCATAAAGGCTTTCTTGACCTTTCCATCACCAGTAAAGAGAAAGCTACTAGGCAAGGCAAACACTTGGTATCGCAATCCCACCTCACTGGTGGTATCACGTGCAATCGCATAGGGGACCCGGTATTTGTCAACAAAATGCTTGACGTTATCTTCTTCACTCTGCATTGCGACACCGATGACCTGAAACCCACGGTCTCGATACTTGTGATACATCCGTACCAGAGCTGGCGTCTCGACCACACACGGACCGCACCACGTGGCCCAGAAATTCACTAACACCACTTTGCCTTGGTAGTCAGACAATTTGACCGCCTCACCATCAATTGAGGTGAGCGCAAAATCATATGGGCCATACGCCGTCTTGGGCGGCGCCGCTGCCACTGCTTCTTTTGGCTCTACGGTCGATGAGGAATTCTCCAACGTCAATAATTCTTCAGCATTGAGGAAAGTAAATTTCGAAGCTATCCACCCCATCTTATCGGTGAAGATCAAGCCGCCAACAAGAATAAGGAGCACCCCACTCGCGACCTCAAGCTGTCGCAAATAGCCTTTCATGCCCTTAAAGAACGACAAGAACCCATTTAAGAATGCAGCGGAAAGGATAAAAGGAATGCCTAACCCGAGCGAGTACGCGGCAAGCAAAAACACCCCACGCGTGAGAGTCTCGGCAGTCGCTGCCATTGTGAGAATGGCGGCCAGAATCGGTCCGACACACGGCGTCCAGCCGAAGGCAAAGAAGATGCCTGCTACAAAAGCTCGCCCCATGCCCGGACTGGTCGGTTCACCAGATAAACGGCGGTCTCTGAGCAATGCTGGGATCGGCAACAACCCAGCAAGATGTAAACCAAGAATGACGATACCGACACCAGCAATTTGTTTCATTAACCCGAGATTCTCGCGTAACACTCCGCCAATAGCAGAGGCAGAAGCGCCAAGAGAAATAAACACGAGTGAGAATCCGAGAACGAATGGCAGGCTTTTGGTAATCGCACTGAGAACCAGTTGCGAACGATTTTGTTGGCTGGTTAATTCATCAAAGCTCATTCCCGTAATGAACGTCAGATACCCAGGTACAATAGGAAGTACACACGGCGAGACAAACGACAGAAAACCTGCAAGTACTGCGATGCCAAGTCCAATATCCATACAATCGGTGGGCCTCTCGTTGGTAGGTTAAGTTACACGATTTCTCTGTTAACTCACGGTAATGCCGGAAAGTTCCCAAAGACTCAGAGGCAGAATTCCAGCGGAGAGAGGGGGATTTGAACCCCCGATGCCTTACGGCATACACGATTTCGAGTCGTGCGCGATCAACCGGGCTCTGCCATCTCTCCGTACTTTTTGTACTATAAGTGATTTCTACTACGGACGAAAGGCCGGATTGTCCCACAACAAGAACGAGATTAGCATAGGGAAGTTATCACTACCGTCCACGATGGAGGGGAATGTATGTCTCTATCCAAGGCTGGGCTCCTTTGCATAGTTGCTGTGGCCTTCTTATCCCTCTCGTTACCCGTCGCCTACGGCCAACATCAGCATCCTTCTCTCGCACCGCCACTGAGGCCATTGGTCAAGTTGGTCGGCTTCCTCAACCCCACGCTGTCTCCCAACAACCTGCTACCGGTCGTCACCTTAAAACTCCCAGGAGATCAGAAGCGGTATACATTCCTGGTCACAGAAATCAAAGTCATGGCTGGCCCATTACGAACGGCTGAAAGCATTCTGGCGGAGGTCAAACCGTACAGAACAAGTTTTCATATACGCACCTCCCGAGACATCGCAGCACAGATTGCAGCAGCAACTCCAAGCGAGCAATTAACAATTCTTGCGCAATACTCCCAGGCAGATCGTGCATTGCTCATACAAGGGTTCGAAAAAGGTAGTGCCGACGGCAGCAGTCAGTAATCAGTTGTCAGTAAGACCGAGCAACGAGCTAGTAGTCAGTTCAGAAAGTTCTGATGGATAACCGAGACACGTCATTCCCGCGAATGCGGGAATCCAGGGGGCATAAGCGGAGACACCTGCTGGAAGATCCTGGATGCCCGCCTGCGCGGGCATGACGAACTTGAACTCCTCAAAATTAAATTGTCTGACTACTAGCCTTTCCCCCTTCGATTGCGAAAGAACGTTTGCAAGAGCGCTCGACACTCCGCTTCTCGCACTCCCGCCGTCACTTCCAATCGATGATTTAGGCGAGGATCATTTGAGACGTCGTACAGCGAACCAGCAGCACCGGCTTTGGGGTCATAGCAGCCGAAGACAAGCCGTTGCACTCGGGCGTGCAACAACGCTCCCATACACATGAGGCACGGTTCAACTGTCACATAGAGTGTGGTTCCAGGAAGACGATAGTTTTTCAATGCCGCGGCGGCATCTCGAAGCGCAAGAATTTCTGCATGCCCAGTTGGGTCATGTCGTTGGATGGGTTGATTGTGCCCACGACCGATAATCTCATCGTTCGCAACGAGCACCGCGCCAACCGGGACCTCTCCTTCTGCTTCCGCTAAAGCAGATTCAGCGAGGGCTGCGGCCATCCAGAATGTGTCGTCACACGGTGATCGATAGTCTATCATTGCTAGACGTATGGACTACGTAACATGTCATGGGTACCGCAAGCATAAAACGTAATACGTTCCCCGCTCCTCCTCACTTACGTTTTACGGATTAGCCATTGTGTTTTTCTTACTGTGCCGCAGCCTGTCGCAACTCCGCAATCGTTGCCACCTTATTCCCGTGTCCACCGGCAATCCGCTCAACTGCGATCCCAGCAGCAGTAATACTGTCAAGCAACTCCTTAGGCCATTCTGGCGGTTGTCGTGGTGCACCCGGTGAAAACAGATCTGAGACAAAAAGCAGTTTCGCATGCGGAACATAGGCAGCGAGCATACCTTCAGCATGGGCATTGGGGATCGGATAGACTTCTACAGCTTGCTCCCCGTCAGTAAGCACCTTCTTGTCACTCTCCACAGTTTCTATTGGCCCAGGCTTTTGCGTTTTCTGTAGACTATCCGGAACGTAGGTGTGCTGAGCCTGCAACATTTTCTGCACGAATGCTTCGCTCGCCTTCCCTGTGACAATCGTTGCACCGACGGCTGCATAGGCTCTCAGTCCACCCGAGTGATCATTATGGAAATGGGTACTCACAACGCTGCGCACCGCTTTCCCGGGAAATCGGCTCTCGAGTGCGGTAAGCACCGCTAGCGAACGCTCTTCATAGAGCGGGGCATCAACAACAATCAAGTGATCTTTCATTTCAACCACTAAGCTATGGTGCGTTCCACCGGTCACGTGAAACACACCCTTCCCTACTTCGCTGAGTTGGACCTGGGTTTGGAGATCATCAAGGGGGCTCGCTAAGGCAATGCGACGCAACAACCAGAGAGAACGCCGCTCCCCCCAACTGCCATCAGCTGGGTCAATCTGCTTGAGGTCCTCGGGAATCGTGAAATCAGATTCTGTTACCTCCACGTCATGCTCTAGCGAATCGATGATCTCTG contains:
- a CDS encoding redoxin domain-containing protein, with translation MDIGLGIAVLAGFLSFVSPCVLPIVPGYLTFITGMSFDELTSQQNRSQLVLSAITKSLPFVLGFSLVFISLGASASAIGGVLRENLGLMKQIAGVGIVILGLHLAGLLPIPALLRDRRLSGEPTSPGMGRAFVAGIFFAFGWTPCVGPILAAILTMAATAETLTRGVFLLAAYSLGLGIPFILSAAFLNGFLSFFKGMKGYLRQLEVASGVLLILVGGLIFTDKMGWIASKFTFLNAEELLTLENSSSTVEPKEAVAAAPPKTAYGPYDFALTSIDGEAVKLSDYQGKVVLVNFWATWCGPCVVETPALVRMYHKYRDRGFQVIGVAMQSEEDNVKHFVDKYRVPYAIARDTTSEVGLRYQVFALPSSFLFTGDGKVKKAFMGFVEESQLEKELEAVFTASPAPQPLQQPQAEGVSFRDAR
- a CDS encoding MBL fold metallo-hydrolase; the encoded protein is MLPATLEEISPRSRFVSTSMFKHFGAVVIGLVLSCGLPEQGRAQPAQVYIDSALLAIGGREALLAIKSQRVVSHGESFEPEQTVQPGAEVPRKVANFTCTLLRDLNTGRIRYDWQRETIYPFALPWKYTEIINGDEGAIIGKDGARSPDKRPASAARMAARRKELSRAPVSILINALTRSSSFLRLGDQLIKGRLHYIVAYTDRGQQVLLALDAETRLLRKVTFLEDDPVAGDTQNELFFDDWRQVGTVKMPFSLQYRINGLDVATEIIDSLEHDVEVTESDFTIPEDLKQIDPADGSWGERRSLWLLRRIALASPLDDLQTQVQLSEVGKGVFHVTGGTHHSLVVEMKDHLIVVDAPLYEERSLAVLTALESRFPGKAVRSVVSTHFHNDHSGGLRAYAAVGATIVTGKASEAFVQKMLQAQHTYVPDSLQKTQKPGPIETVESDKKVLTDGEQAVEVYPIPNAHAEGMLAAYVPHAKLLFVSDLFSPGAPRQPPEWPKELLDSITAAGIAVERIAGGHGNKVATIAELRQAAAQ
- the tadA gene encoding tRNA adenosine(34) deaminase TadA yields the protein MIDYRSPCDDTFWMAAALAESALAEAEGEVPVGAVLVANDEIIGRGHNQPIQRHDPTGHAEILALRDAAAALKNYRLPGTTLYVTVEPCLMCMGALLHARVQRLVFGCYDPKAGAAGSLYDVSNDPRLNHRLEVTAGVREAECRALLQTFFRNRRGKG